The sequence TCTCCGAGCGACTGCAGCAAAAGCTTCGTCGCCCGATCCACCTCGCCCTTCCGCACCGCCAGCTCGAACACGGCCTCCGGAGCATCCTCACCCTCTCGCCCGATCTCCCCCTCACCCGATCCTCTTTCCCCAAGGGCAACTTCGACCGCCTCCACCGCGGTCCTCCCGAACAGCCTTCCCAGGCGCTTCTCCTTCGCCATCTTCCCCACCATCGCGAAACCGTGTTCACAGAACGCACCGACATCGCAGGAGCAGCTTGTCTCGAAAGCCATGCCGCCACCCTCCTCCCAAAACGTCGCCTCCACTTCCTCCCCGAACACCTCCGCCTTCGCCTGGATCTCTTCCTCGCCTTCCAGCCTCAGCCCCTTCACCTTGGAAACCGCCCGCGCCCCGACTCCCCGCACCTCCTCGTCAAACCGCTCCACCCAGCTCTCGGCGGCCAAATACTCTTCCAATTTTCCGACCATTTCCAAACAGCCGGGAATCTGAGGGAATCGGAGTTGCTTTGCAAGCGGGGCGAGGCATGAAGCATGATTTGTGAAATATCCTCTGCCAAAGAGATGGAAGCGCAGGGAACTCCGGCACCAGACTTCTCACAGCTTGCACGGCAGTTGTCCCGATATCCCGGTCCACCGTGAGCTGGCACCCGATGCCCATGGATCCTTGCACCGTGCGGAAAATCGTTTCCATTTATTGCCGACACGATCCCGCCAGCATGATTTCACTTCAGGAAGCCGACCGCCACACCCTTGAGCAATTCTGTCTTCGGATCCAGGATATACAGAACAAGCGACAACTCGAAGACTTCACCATCAATATCATTCCTCCCTTTCTCGGTGCCGAGTTCGCCAGCTGGAACGAACACGACGAGGCGATGTTCCTGACCCGGGTCGCAACATCGACCTCCCACAGCCATCTCGTAAAGCCCCTGATCGGCGCTCTGAACCAAACCCTGCCAACCCACCCCCTTTTCCCCAAATATCTGGATCTTTCCACCGGGAAAGTCCGTTACGTTGATACCGTTGACCGCACCCGCGACCATATCGATGACGATTCTTACCGCGCCCTGCCATTCTATCTCCGCGTTGCCTCTCGCCTGAGGATCGAAGACCAGCTGCTGATGCATATCTTCGTCGAGGAAAGTGCGGGGATCCTCGTCACCTTTCACTCCTCCCGCAAATTCACCCGCAGACAGCAACTTCTTGCCACCATCCTGCGCAGCCACCTGGTGACGCGGCTCTATGCGATCCAACGCCAGTCGCAGAAACGATCCCAGCTTGCCGGCGAAATCTCATCCCACCTCACCTCCCGGCTCACCCCCCGTGAAATTGAAATCCTACGGCTCATCTGCCGCGGCCATGGCAATCAGGAAATCGCCCAATCGCTGGAGATCTCCAAGCGAACCGCCGACAAACACGCTTCGAACATACTCCGCAAACTCAACGCGTCCTCCCGTTTCCAGATCATCGCGCGCTTCGGCCACTGGCTCCAGGCGCCTTGATACGCAGATGCGTGGCAATGCCTGGTCGGGCGTACGCATACTTACCCATTTACCCGGCAGGCGTTGATTCAGATGATTGGGGGATAACGTCGCACCATGAAAACGATATCCGCTCTGATAATCCTCGCCGCCATTGCCTGCCCGGTCCCTGCCGAAGTCGTCACCGTCCGGCTTCGGGGGCAAGTCAGCGGCGTCACCGACCCGGACAATTCCCTGAACGACACTGCCCGTGCCGGCGACCCTGCGCTCATATCCATCACCTACGACCGCAACGCACCCCCCAATCCGAACCCCCAGAATACCGCCGCCGGTTTCTCCACGCAGGTCAATCTCGGACTGGATCTCAAGGTCCTGACCTCAGGCGGCCCCTCTTGGTCTCTGACTTCCGCGAACGCCCCCGAGATCACCCTCACCCTCGAGAATAACAGCATCCCCACCACCGGCACCCGCGACGACTCGCTTTACCTCACACCCCAGACACTAACCCGTCCCGTTCGCTTCACCTTCGCCGGCCAGATCGTCTCAAACGTATCGTCCTTGCCCACTGTTTCCGAGCTTTCCTTCGCCAGCTTGATCACTGCCCAGGCTAGCAACGAGCTTGGCGATACGGTCTTCTTCGTCTTCGACCGTTTCACCTTTCACGGCTTCCCCGCCGTCTCCACTCCGGTCACCGCGATCGGGCCGCTCAATTTCTCGATCACCGGCTCCGAGTCATCCCGTACTGCCTCCTTCAACATTCCTTTCACCTCGCCCGGAGCCTTTCACCGTGTCGAATTCTCCGATGACCTGGTGAACTGGACTCCCCTGGTCCTAATCGAAGGAAATGGCTTCCAGCGTAACTTCTCGACTTTCCTCGGATCTCTCCCATCCCGATTCTTCCGCATCGCCGACAACTGGACCGAGTTTGACCAAATCAACTCAAACCCGCCCTGAGACAAAAACGATCCGGCCGTTTCGTGCCTTTCCTCACCCTCACTTTCTCTCAAGCAGCGCCCGCATGAGATAGGACAGGTTCAGGCTCAACACCACGCACGGGGCCATCTCGACGCAATTTGCCCGACAATATGAGATTTTCTTCGGCATCTGATGAGGGGATTCCCAAGTTTTTGGTTGTTTGCAGGGCGGAAAACGGGACATTCGCGACCAGATGAGCGAACTAACGGACGGAGCGGCGGTGCGTATCCTGTTTCTCGGCGATATCGTGGGCGAGCCGGGTCGGAAGGCGGTGATCGGCGCACTGCAGGAAATCAGGAAACAGCACTCGATCGATTTCGTGATCGCGAACGGCGAGAACGCCGCAGGGGGGCGGGGGATCACGCCGAGGATCGCCATCGACCTGCTTAGGGCGGGGGTTGCGGTCATAACGACCGGCGACCATGTCTGGGACCAGCAGGAGATCGTCGATTATTTCCCAACCGAGCCGCGGCTGTTGCGCCCCGTGAATTATCCGCAGGGCACGCCGGGTGCGGGGAGCGTGGTGCTGGAGACTTCCAAAGGGAAGATAGCGGTCGTCCAGGCTCAGGGGCGCAGCTTCATGCAGCCGCCTTTGGAAAACCCCTTTCTCGCAGTCGAGGCGGAGGTGGCGAGGCTCAGGGCGGACGGGCTCAGGGTTATCGTGCTTGATTTCCATGCGGAGACAACCTCGGAGAAAATCGCGATGGGCCGGATGCTCGACGGCAGCGTCTCACTGGTCGTCGGCACCCACACCCATGTCCAGACAGCGGATGAAACGGTTTTCCCGGGCGGCACCGGATACCTGACGGATGCGGGGATGTGTGGTCCGGTGGAATCGGTGCTTGGGCGCTGCGTGGAATCGGTGGTCTGGCGTTTCCGCTCCGGGATGCCCACCCGTTTTCCGGTCGCGAAAGGGGATGTGAAACTCTGCGGGGTGATTGTCTCGGCGGAAATATCCAGCGGGCGCTGTGTGGATATCGAAAGGTTTATCCTGCAAATCGGCGAGAATGAGACAGAAACAGCCGGTTGAGCCGCCTGCAAAGCCGCAAAACACGGGGATTTCGGGAAAGTGACAAAAAGACCATATTTTTTTTGACAGGTCGGGGCGAATTGATAATGTCCGCCCGCTCTTCCCCACATGCAGTCAGGGGTGCCGCGCCCGGTCTTGGGTCAAACTGGACAGGTCGCGGTTCTTTTGTCGGCAGGAAGGTCGGGCGAACAACAATCCAGTCTGCTCGTGTAGCTCAGGGGTAGAGCGCATCCTTGGTAAGGATGAGGTCGGCGGTTCAATTCCGCCCACGAGCTCCAGGAACCACACGAACATCTCCCAAACATCTCAGCGAAACCACAACGAAAATGGCCAAGGAACAATTCAAACGCAACAAGCCGCACGTAAACATCGGCACCATCGGTCACGTCGACCACGGCAAAACCACACTCACCGCAGCGATCACGAACACGCTCGCCGAAAAGGGCTTTTGTGAGAAAAAGTCCTACGCGGACATCGACGCTGCCCCTGAGGAGCGCGAGCGCGGCATCACCATCAACACCGCACACGTTGAGTATGAGACGGACAAGCGCCACTACGCCCACGTCGATTGCCCCGGCCACGCCGACTACGTGAAGAACATGATCACCGGTGCCGCCCAGATGGACGGAGCCATCCTCGTGTGCTCGGCAGCAGACGGCCCGATGCCACAGACCCGCGAGCACATCCTGCTCGCCCGCCAGGTCGGTGTCCCGGCCCTCGTGGTGTTCATGAACAAGGTTGACCTTGTCGATGACGCCGAACTTCTTGAACTCGTCGAGATGGAGATCCGCGATCTCCTTTCCTCCTACGACTTCCCGGGCGATGATATCCCTATCGTTGCAGGCTCCGCCACCAAGGCCCTTGCCGGCGACCCGGAGCAGATGGCCAACGTCATCAAGCTCATGGATGCCGTCGATTCCTACATCCCCGAGCCTGAGCGTCCGATCGACAAGACCTTCCTCATGCCCATCGAGGACGTGTTCTCGATCGAAGGCCGTGGAACGGTCTGCACCGGCCGTGTCGAGCGTGGCATCATCAAGAAGATGGAGGAAGTCGAGATCGTCGGCATCCGCGACACCCAGAAGACAACCGTCACGGACATCGAGATGTTCCGCAAGCTGCTCGACGAAGGACGTGCAGGCGACAACGTCGGCCTTCTCGTCCGCGGCCTCAAGAAGAACGACGTCGAGCGCGGCCAGGTCATGGCCAAGCCCGGCACCGTCAAGGGCCACACGATCTTCAAATCCGAGATCTACGTCCTTTCCAAGGAAGAGGGCGGCCGCCACACCCCGTTCTTCTCGAACTACCGTCCGCAGTTCTACTTCCGCACGACCGACGTGACCGGCAGCATCAAGCTCCCCGAGGGAGTCGAAATGGTGATGCCAGGTGACAACATCGGCCTTGAGGTCGAGCTCATCAACCCAATCGCCATGGAGCCAACAATGCGCTTCGCCATCCGCGAAGGTGGCCGCACTGTCGGAGCCGGCCGCGTGGGTGAGATCATCAAATAAGTCAAACCAACGGCCGCACAGGGAAACCCGTTTCCCTGTCAGCCAGGCACTTGGGGCACCCCGCCAAACGGGGTGCCCCTAAGTCGCCTCAAACACCCACAACTTTCCAACCCAAAACGCGTCAGTAGTTCAATTGGTAGAGCGTCGGTCTCCAAAACCGAATGTTGGGGGTTCGAGTCCCTCCTGGCGTGCCACTTTCCGTTACCCTTCCACAGCGAATGAATTTCCTTGAATATCTCAAGCTCGGCGACAGTTGGATCACTTCGGGGATCGTTTATGCGGTCTCCCTGGTTCTCATCTTCCTGCTCGTCCGCAACCTTGCCCGTGTCTCCACCTTCATCGGCGAGGTCAAGGGTGAGCTGCGCAAGGCCAGCTGGCCGTGGGACTCCGATCCGAAGGCCAAAGGTTTCAGGAAATACAAGGAGCTCGTGGATTCCACGATCGTCGTCCTCATCGCCGTGATCCTGCTCGCAGGTTTCGTCCAGTTCTGGGACTTCATCCAGGTTCTCATCGTCGGTTTCCTCACCGAAATCTTCCGCTAATCTTCACCCTCCCAAGCCAGCCTCCCATGCCCAACGCCAAAGATTACAAAGACCAGTGGTACGTCGTCCAAGTCCTTTCGGGCATGGAGGGCAAGGTGCGCGAGCGCATCGCCCGCCAGGTCGAAGCCGAGGAAATGCAGGACTACATCCGCGAGGTTCTCGTCCCCACCGAAGTGGTTTCGGAGATCAAGCGCGGCAAGAAAACCGAGACCAAGAAGAAATTCTTCCCCGGTTACATCATCGTGAACATGTATCTCGCCGATGAGAACAACCAGCTCGTGGAGAAGACCTGGTTCTTCATCAAGGAGATGGAAGGTGTCATCGGTTTCGCCGGCACCAAGGACAGGCCCGCACCGATGCGCCCACGCGAGGTCGAGGCGATGCTCTCCCAGATCCAGGAGCGCGAGGAAACCGTCCGTCCGGCGATCTCCTTCGAGGTCGGCGATACCGTCAAGGTCGCCGACGGCCCGTTCCAATCCCAGAACGGCGTTGTCGAGGAAATCGACCCCGAGCGTGGCAAGCTGCGCGTCGCCGTCGATATCTTCGGCCGCACCACACCCGTCGAGCTAGAATACTGGCAGGTCGAGCGCGAGTGAGTTTCATTTCGGCATTTTAGTTTTCAGAATTTCAGCATTTACCAAATAACATCATGGCCAAGGAAGTCGTCAAAATCATCAAACTCCAGATTCAGGCTGGAGCCGCCAACCCATCACCACCAGTAGGCCCCGCACTCGGCCAGGCCGGTGTCAACATCATGGGTTTCTGCAAGGAATTCAACGCCGCGACCCAGTCGCAGGCCGGTGATGTGCTTCCGTGCGTGATCTCGGTCTACAAGGACAAGTCCTTCACCTTCATCACCAAGCGTCCGCCCGCAGGCAACCTCCTCAAGAAAGCCGCCGGCCTCGCATCCGGTTCCGGTGAGCCGAACAAGAAAAAGGTCGGCAAGATCACCAAGGCCCAGCTCATGGAAGTCGTCAACATCAAGATGCCCGACCTCAACACCAAGGATCCCGAAGCCGCAGCCCGCATCCTCGCCGGCACCGCCCGCCAGATGGGCCTTGAGGTCGAAGGCATGTAACAGAATCTCAGCCCCGTGTCAAAACGGGGCACCCCGCAAGAGGGTGGGTACCCAATCCCATCCGCCATCACTGCAAACCAACAAACACAATGTCCAAAACACGCAGCAAACGCTACCGGAAAGCCGCCGAACTGGTGGGCGCCGGAAAATCCTACTCCCTCGCGGATGCCATCAGCACCGTGAAGAAACTCCCGGCGCCGAAATTCACGCCGACAGTCACCCTGTCTTTCCGACTCGGCGTTGACCCACGGAAAAGCGACCAGATGGTCCGCGGCTCCGTCTCGCTCCCGCACGGGACCGGAAAAAACGTACGCGTCGTCGTCTTCGCCCAGGGTGCAGCTGCGGAAGCAGCCCTTGCCGCCGGTGCCGAGCACGTCGGATACGAGGATCTCATCAAGAAAGTCCAGGAAGGCTTCGTCGATTTCGACTCCGCCATCGCGACCCCCGATGCCATGGCCGAAGTCCGCAAGATCGCCCGTGTCCTCGGCCCGCGCGGCCTGATGCCGAACCCCAAGACCGGAACCGTCACCGATGACGTCGCGAAAGCCGTCAAGGAGGTAAAGGCCGGCCGCATCGACTACAAGCTCGACAAGAACGGCAACGTCTCCGGTGCGATCGGCAAGGCCGATTTCGACGAGAAGCAGCTCGAGGACAACGCCCGCGCGTTCCTTGAGAGCGTCGTCCGTGCCAAGCCCGCCTCCGCAAAGGGCAACTTCGTCCAGGCCGTGACCCTCGCCGCTTCCATGCTTCCCGGCCTGCCGCTGGAAGCCTCCGCCTACACCGCAAAGGCAACCGCATAACCCCAGCACGCAACCAACATGAATCCTGACAAGCAAATCATCATCAACGGCCTGCTGGCGCGCGTCAACGACTCGCCCTACGTCATCGTCATCGACTACACCGGCCTCACCGTCCCGCAATTCAGCGAGCTCCGCAACCGCCTCGCCGACAACGGCGGGAAGTGCACCGTCGCGAAGAACAGCTACATGCGCAAGGCTCTCACCGAAGCCGGGCTTCCCGACATCGGCGCGGATCTTGTTGGCCAGACGGCTTTCGTCACCGGCGATTCCGAGGTCTTTTCCGCAGCCAAGATCCTCAAGAACTTCGAGAAGGAATTCAAGAAGCCCGAGATGAAGGTCGGAATCCTCGGCCAGGATGTCCTCGACACCGACAAGCTCAAGGCACTTGCAGACATCCCGTCGCGCGAAGCCGTCCTTTCGCAGCTCCTCGGCCTCATCAACGAGCCTGCCACACGCATCGCCCGCATCCTCCTCGAGAAATTCGATCCGGAGCGCGAGCACTTCAAATCGGGCGGCGCCGAAGAGCCTGCCGAAGCCGAGGCACCAGCACCCGCAGCGGAAACGCCCGCCGAAGGGGCACCTGCCGCCGAATAACAAACAATCTGAACGGAAGGCCTGTCGCGTCTCCACGCAATGGCCGGATTAACAATGGTACCTCGTCGGTTTCCCAGCAGGGAAATTGAAATCTCCGGGAGCTCCCGGGGGCGACGACACCGCAACGGAGATAAACACATGTCAAATATTGCAAACCTCGTAGAAGAACTCGGCAAGCTCACCGTCCTGGAAGCTGTCGATCTCGTGAAACAACTCGAAGAAACCTGGGGCGTCTCCGCCGCAGCAGCCGTCGCAGCCGGTCCGGCCGCAGCCGGCCCTGCCGAAGCCGTTGAGGAGAAGACGGAATTCAACGTCGTCATCACCGACTGCGGAGCCAACAAGATCGCCGTCATCAAGGCGGTGCGCGAAGTTGCTCCCGGACTCGGTCTTGCCGACGCCAAGAAACTCGTCGAATCCGCACCTGCCAACATCCTCGAAGGTGTTGCGAAGGATGCTGCCGAAGCCGCCAAGAAGAAACTCGAGGAAGCCGGCGCCAAGATCGAGCTCAAGTAATCCGCAAGGAAATTTCACCCGGGGCGGGATGTTTCCCGCCCCGGGCAATTCGCACTCTCCCCGTTTTCATAATCAATTTGAAATCCCGCAATCGACGCGTGATACTACCACACCCCGCAGTGTTTCGCGTCGCTTTCGCTCATTTGTCCTCTCCGTCCATCTCCTGAAACCAATCCGCCCGCGCTTTCAAAAGGCTCGGGCTCAAACTCGTAACACTAGCACCGCACCACCATGGCTGAACGTCTCTATTTCGGTAAATTTGAAGAGGTCATCGACCCACCCAACCTCATTGAAGTCCAGAGCAGGTCTTACGACGAGTTCCTCCAGAAGGATGTCTCTCCCGGCGACCGCTCCGACACCGGCCTCCAGGCGGTTTTCCGCGAGGTTTTCCCGATCAAGTCCTACGACGAGGCCATCGAGCTCGATTTCGTCTCCTATGACATCGAGGATCCGAAGATCACCTCGCTCGATTCCCTCCGCAACAGCGAGTCCTTCTCCGCCGCACTCTACGTCACCTTCAAGCTGAAGGACGAGACCGGCACCAAGAAAGAGCGCGTTTACATGGGCGAGCTCCCGATGATGACCCGCCGCGGCACCTTCATCATCAACGGCGCGGAGCGCGTCATCGTTTCCCAGCTCCACCGCTCT comes from Akkermansiaceae bacterium and encodes:
- the nusG gene encoding transcription termination/antitermination factor NusG is translated as MPNAKDYKDQWYVVQVLSGMEGKVRERIARQVEAEEMQDYIREVLVPTEVVSEIKRGKKTETKKKFFPGYIIVNMYLADENNQLVEKTWFFIKEMEGVIGFAGTKDRPAPMRPREVEAMLSQIQEREETVRPAISFEVGDTVKVADGPFQSQNGVVEEIDPERGKLRVAVDIFGRTTPVELEYWQVERE
- a CDS encoding 50S ribosomal protein L10, with the translated sequence MNPDKQIIINGLLARVNDSPYVIVIDYTGLTVPQFSELRNRLADNGGKCTVAKNSYMRKALTEAGLPDIGADLVGQTAFVTGDSEVFSAAKILKNFEKEFKKPEMKVGILGQDVLDTDKLKALADIPSREAVLSQLLGLINEPATRIARILLEKFDPEREHFKSGGAEEPAEAEAPAPAAETPAEGAPAAE
- the tuf gene encoding elongation factor Tu; this translates as MAKEQFKRNKPHVNIGTIGHVDHGKTTLTAAITNTLAEKGFCEKKSYADIDAAPEERERGITINTAHVEYETDKRHYAHVDCPGHADYVKNMITGAAQMDGAILVCSAADGPMPQTREHILLARQVGVPALVVFMNKVDLVDDAELLELVEMEIRDLLSSYDFPGDDIPIVAGSATKALAGDPEQMANVIKLMDAVDSYIPEPERPIDKTFLMPIEDVFSIEGRGTVCTGRVERGIIKKMEEVEIVGIRDTQKTTVTDIEMFRKLLDEGRAGDNVGLLVRGLKKNDVERGQVMAKPGTVKGHTIFKSEIYVLSKEEGGRHTPFFSNYRPQFYFRTTDVTGSIKLPEGVEMVMPGDNIGLEVELINPIAMEPTMRFAIREGGRTVGAGRVGEIIK
- a CDS encoding helix-turn-helix transcriptional regulator, with the protein product MISLQEADRHTLEQFCLRIQDIQNKRQLEDFTINIIPPFLGAEFASWNEHDEAMFLTRVATSTSHSHLVKPLIGALNQTLPTHPLFPKYLDLSTGKVRYVDTVDRTRDHIDDDSYRALPFYLRVASRLRIEDQLLMHIFVEESAGILVTFHSSRKFTRRQQLLATILRSHLVTRLYAIQRQSQKRSQLAGEISSHLTSRLTPREIEILRLICRGHGNQEIAQSLEISKRTADKHASNILRKLNASSRFQIIARFGHWLQAP
- a CDS encoding 50S ribosomal protein L1 translates to MSKTRSKRYRKAAELVGAGKSYSLADAISTVKKLPAPKFTPTVTLSFRLGVDPRKSDQMVRGSVSLPHGTGKNVRVVVFAQGAAAEAALAAGAEHVGYEDLIKKVQEGFVDFDSAIATPDAMAEVRKIARVLGPRGLMPNPKTGTVTDDVAKAVKEVKAGRIDYKLDKNGNVSGAIGKADFDEKQLEDNARAFLESVVRAKPASAKGNFVQAVTLAASMLPGLPLEASAYTAKATA
- a CDS encoding preprotein translocase subunit SecE, which codes for MLVRNLARVSTFIGEVKGELRKASWPWDSDPKAKGFRKYKELVDSTIVVLIAVILLAGFVQFWDFIQVLIVGFLTEIFR
- the rplL gene encoding 50S ribosomal protein L7/L12; translated protein: MSNIANLVEELGKLTVLEAVDLVKQLEETWGVSAAAAVAAGPAAAGPAEAVEEKTEFNVVITDCGANKIAVIKAVREVAPGLGLADAKKLVESAPANILEGVAKDAAEAAKKKLEEAGAKIELK
- a CDS encoding TIGR00282 family metallophosphoesterase — encoded protein: MSELTDGAAVRILFLGDIVGEPGRKAVIGALQEIRKQHSIDFVIANGENAAGGRGITPRIAIDLLRAGVAVITTGDHVWDQQEIVDYFPTEPRLLRPVNYPQGTPGAGSVVLETSKGKIAVVQAQGRSFMQPPLENPFLAVEAEVARLRADGLRVIVLDFHAETTSEKIAMGRMLDGSVSLVVGTHTHVQTADETVFPGGTGYLTDAGMCGPVESVLGRCVESVVWRFRSGMPTRFPVAKGDVKLCGVIVSAEISSGRCVDIERFILQIGENETETAG
- the rplK gene encoding 50S ribosomal protein L11 — translated: MAKEVVKIIKLQIQAGAANPSPPVGPALGQAGVNIMGFCKEFNAATQSQAGDVLPCVISVYKDKSFTFITKRPPAGNLLKKAAGLASGSGEPNKKKVGKITKAQLMEVVNIKMPDLNTKDPEAAARILAGTARQMGLEVEGM